A stretch of DNA from Candidatus Gorgyraea atricola:
CTTAAGCCTTGCCAGGATCGCATTTTGATTTTTCTTGGGGATCTTAAGTACGTCATGAAGATTGCCGTCGATCCTGTATCTGACCCGCAGATCATCTTCTTCTGGCTCAACATGAATATCTGACGCCCTTTTCTTTAATGCCTCCACAAGGATCAGATCCACCATCTTTACGATCGGAGGCGCCTCTCCCTCAAGGGCCGCATCAGTTATATCAAACTCTTCTTTTATAGCGCCTATTACTTCGACATCACCATCTTCGGCGTCTTTAATAATATCCGATAGCGTCCTTCCCTCTGAGGCGTAAAACTTATCTATTGCCTGGAATATCTCTGTCTCTGTGCTCAAGACTGGTTCTACATTGCACTTTGTGATCATCTTTAAATCGTCTATTGCAAATATATTCAGCGGATCGACCATGGCCACAACAAGTGTTGTGGAAAATTTACATATGGCAATTGCCCTGTATTGCCTTGCCACCTTTTCAGGTATAAGGGGAACAGACTCCTTTTCTACTTTATATTTCGAGAGATTTATGGCGGGGATACTAAAAGTGCTGCTCATGACAACCAGCAAGTCCTTTTCGCTTACCAATCCTTCCTTAAGAAGTATCTCAGGCAAACTCCCGCCTTCCCTTGCCTGCTTTTCCCTAACGCGCTTAAGGTCTTTCTCTGAGATAAGCTTGTTTTTAATCAGGACCTGACTTAATTTATAGTGTGTGGTTGCCATATTTCGTTTTATTCATCCGCTACAGTAACTCTTAATATCTCTTCTAAGCTGGTAACGCCTTCGAGCACTTTTATAAGGCCGTCTTCTCTGAGTGTCCGCATGCCTTCTTTTCTTGCCTGGTTTTTCATCTCACTTTCCCGTACATTTTTCAAAATCATATTTTTTATCGACGGGCTCATGGTCAGGATTTCGCATATGCCCAACCTTCCGCTATATCCTGTGTTAAAACAGTGCTCGCATCCCTTTGGCCTGTAAAGAGTCGAGTTCTTTGACTTATCCTTACCAATGCGCAGGTCAGCAATAATCGCATCACTTGGCTTATAAGATTCTTTGCACTTTGGACATAACTTACGGATCAATCTTTGGGCAACTATAGATATTAAAGAGGCGCTTATAAGAAAAGGCTCTACGCCCATATTTATAAGCCTCACTACTGAACCACACGCGGTTGTCGTGTGTAATGTTGAAAAAACAAGATGTCCCGTAAGCGCAGACTTTATAGCGATGTCCACTGTATCAAAATCCCTTATCTCTCCTATCATTATCACATCAGGATCCTGCCTCAAGATAGAGCGCAATGAACTTGCGAACGTAAGGCCTACTTCAGTCCTTACCGTGACCTGATTCACACCCTGGATCTGGTACTCAACAGGATCTTCAACTGTTATAAGATTTTTCTCAGAAGAGTGGACATGTTTCAATAATGAATAAAGCGTGGTGGTCTTTCCACTGCCTGTAGGCCCGCACACCAGTATCATTCCATGAGGATGGGACGCTGATTTTTTAAACACTGCTACATTATTTTTTTCAAAGCCGAGTTTTTCAATATCCAGCATAGCGCTAGACTTATCCAGCACCCTGAGCGCCACCTTTTCGCCTTTAGAGGAAGGTAAGATAGAGACCCTGAAATCCACTTCATTATCCTTTACCCTTAATTTGAAACGGCCGTCCTGAGGAAGCCTGCGCTCAGCAATATTCAGTCGAGACATGACCTTTATCCTTGAGACAATAGACTCATGCCTGCTCTTTGGCAAAGACTCTATTGTCTTAAGCACTCCGTCTACCCTGTATCGTATGCGCAGAGATTTTTCCATTGGCTCTATCAGGATGTCGCTCGATCGCGCCTTTATACCATTTTCAAGGATCGTGTTTGTCAATCTCACAACAGGCGCCTCTTCTACTAATTTATAGAGGCGTGCGGAATCAACTTCCTCTTCAGCCTCTGCCCTGATGATCTCAAGGTCTGCAATTTTCATGTCCTCCATCAGGTCTTCTATTGCTGCATGAGAATATCCGCCATAATGCTCTGCTATTACATCCTGTACTTCTTTCTGTGACGCGATAATAGTGCCTGTCTCGAATCCTGTAAGCGAACGGATATCATCTATCGCAAATACGTTCAGGGGGTCAGCCGTTGCTATCGTAAGGATATTTCCTACTTTAGAGACAGGGACGATCTGATATTTTTTCGCTATATCAGCTGGCACTAGCTTCAATATCTCAGGATCGATTTTAAAACGGGAGAGTGCTATGGGTGGAATGCCTAAGCCCTGACTTAAGGCTGCCATTAGATCTCTTTCGCTCGCAAATCCAAGATTAACAAGAACATCCTTTAGCAAGCCGCCCTTCTGCTTCTGGACCTTCAAGGCCTTTTTTAGCTGGGCGTCAGTGATGACCTTGTTTTTTATCAATATCTCAGTAATGCGTTCTTTGAGAGAATACATAGCTATTTATAATGATTATTTATTGCGTTCTTGATATCCGTCGCTGTGCTTACAAAAATTTGGACGCACAGACCTGAAACAAGCTCTATGTCTTCTATTGCGAGACTGTTCAAAGGGTTTGACATCGCTATTGTAAGATTATTGCCGATCTTATCCACGGGAATGAGACAAAACTGCGTAGCCACATTCTTTGGCACGATCTTAACGATCTCAGAATCTATATCATAATTATCGAGCGGCAGGTAAGGGAATCCGTATTGCGCGGTCAAGGCCTGCGCAATAGCTTCTTCAGTCGCATATTTCAGACCCACAAGGACTTGGCCAATGAGCCCGCCCTTTGTTTTTTGCACCTCAAGCGCATGCTGAAGCTGCTTTTTATTGATAATTCCTCTTTCAATAAGAAGCTCTCCTAATTTTTTCTTAATGATCTTTTTCGCCATTTATGTCTTCTCTTTAAACATCCTCTCTAAATCCTGCACCTCAGTGGTCCTGCCCAGCGCGTCTTCCTTTGTAATCTGTCCTTGTACAAAAAGATCAAAGAGTGACTGGTTCATTGTCTGCATACCTTCTCTCTGAGCAGTCTGCATAGTAGAATAAACCTGATGCGCTTTTGATTCCCTGATCTGACTCCGCACCGCAGCGCTGTTCACAAGAACCTCTACTGCCAGCACCCTGTCCTTTCCGGATCGGCTTGGTATCAGCTGCTGCGACAAAACACCCATCATCACAAACGAGAGCTGTGCCCTGACCTGGGGCTGCTGCCTCGCAGGAAAAACATCGATGATACGATTTATTGTCTGTACGCTATCTGATGTGTGCAGTGTCGCTAAAACCAGATGGCCTGTCTCTGCAATAGTCAATGCTGCCTCTACTGTCTCGAGATCTCTCATTTCCCCTATCAAGATGACATCAGGATCTTCTCTCAGAACATGCTTGAGCGCTTTTGCAAAAGTAAGCGTATCGCTGCCGACCTCTCTTTGGTCTATTATTGACTTCTTATTAGTATGTACATACTCTATGGGGTCTTCAACCGTAATTATATGACAATCCTTGCGGCTATTGATCCAGTCTACCATCGAGGCCAGCGTCGTTGATTTTCCACTGCCAGTAGCGCCTGTAACAAGCACAAGCCCTTTGGGCTTTTCGCAGAAGCCCTCCATTACATTTATTGGCAGGCCGCATTCTTCAAAACTCCGTATCTTAAAAGGCAATGCCCTGATAGCAGCGCCAACGTATCCCCTCTGCCAAAACACATTGACCCTGAATCTGCCAAATTCTTCTTTAGTAAACGCGAAATCCAACTCTCTGTCTCTTTCAAAGTGCGCCTTCTGCTCATTGGTAAGAATAGAATATATTAAATCCTTTGACGAATTCTCAGTCAATTCCTTCTCGCTAAGCGCCACAAGGCCCCCATGCACTCTTAGATGCGGGACAGACCCGACTCCCAAATGTAGATCCGATGCATTCTGTTTTACCATCTCCTTCAGTAATTGATTTAGATCTATTGCCATGCAATTCTCCTTTCGATATTCACACCACAACCCTGTTTTTACCTAATGATTTCGCGCTCTTAATAAGCTCCTCTGCCTTTTTCATAAGCTCATCTGCGCTTGAACCATCTATGGGATTCTCGCTCACGGCTATACTTACAGTCAGTTTCCCGCTGATCTCCATAAGTTTTGCAAGTCCAGATTCTACTTTTTTCTTTATCTCCTCTGCAACGTTTGCAACTTGTTTTTTATTTTTCTCAGGAACAATTATTGCAAACCTGTCTGTGGACAGGCGGCCGACTTTATCTACCGCTGTCACGCTGCTATTGAGCATCTCACCTAAACATTTTAGCAGAGTCTCTGCTTTTGATTCGCCAAAGCGCTCGTTAAAATCTTTAAAATTATCAATATCTACGAGCAGATAACCGCATGGCCTCTGGTAAAGACACGCCCTTTTTATTTCTTCGTCAAGCCTTGCATGTATAAAACCTTCGTTGTAAAGTCCTGTTAATTCATCCTTTACTGCGAGCTCCTTTGCTTTCTTTACCAGGATATCGTTCTCAACGGCTATTGTAACCTGTTTAACAAATATCCTCAGAAGCTCCTTTTCGTCTTCTTTGAACAGAAAATCCTCTTTTGCATTGCCTAACACGAGCATGCCGTAAGGCCTTCTGGAAATAACTATTGGAAGGATAGCAATGTTTTTCAAACCAAGCGAGGCGATAATCTTATTCGCTGCTATACTCCTAGGCTTCGAAGCCTTATCTATAATAAGCATATCTGTAACAAGATCACCTCTCTTAAGCACTAATTCACTCACTCTCTTTTTTTCAATATTTGACTGTGAAAATACCCCGGGTTCTCCTGAAACGCTGTCCGGCAGCATAATAAACGAGCAAGAACCGTTCCCGAGCTCTGATATCTTTTGCGATATAAAATCAAGGATCCTTAGAAGATCCGTTGAAGAAGATATGAGATTGCCTACCTGCAAAAGCCCTGAAAGCGCAAGTACCTTCTTATTTATCTCCATATTGATCAACTTTGTCTTTTCACCATAGTTCTTCAGCTCTTCTATGTTATCCTTGATCTTCTGCGTCATAATATTTAAAGACATTGATAGCTCACCGATCTCGTCCTCGCGATCCACCTTGATCACTCTCTCCATGTCTCCTTCTGCGATTCCCCTTGCGTCAACCGCCATCTGGACCACAGGATCTATCATCTGCTTTGTCGTATACAGCCCAAGAAGGGATATAATAATAGATATAACCAATATTAGACTTATATTGCCCAGTGAGAGACCAAGAAATAAAGCAATGTTAGGAAAGATGTAAGTCGTAACAAGCCATACGCATATCAAAAGCGGTATAAGCGACATCAGAGAAAAGGCGATCATCGTCTTGTACTTCAAACCTTTAGGAACCAGGGACATCTTTTTCAAGAAATTAATCATATTAACCTCCGTTTATCTTCATTTACTTTAGTATACATTACAACTCATCTAACTTCAAGCAACAATAAAGCTCCAGGGAAACTTAGTATCTCTGTTTTTAGTCAGGTACGGATCTGGATTAATTCCAGATTCTTCAAAGCATTGCAGCCAGAGATCGTAGTTAAAATGCTCTGTCCATGCCTGAAGTCTGGCACCCTTTTGCCAGGCCATTTGTATAACCTGGCCTACTTTCCTGTCTCCCCTGGATAAAATCGCTTCGATCCTGCTCATGCGAAGATCATGAAAATCCATTCTTATTTTTGTCTTTGAACGTAAATATTCTCTTTTATTTTTCAACACTTCTATATCTTCCATGCCTTCTCTTTCAAATTCCGAATGCGGCTTTGGTATAAATGGAGAGATGCTCAGGTTGACTCTTTTTATGCTCGAGGCAAGCTCTATGATCGCGTCTAAATCCTCTTCTCTTTCACCTGGCAGCCCTATCATAAAATAAAGTTTGACCTTTTTCCATCCTGATTTAAGCGCGATCTCAGATCTCTGTATTATATCTTTATTTTCAATATCCTTGTTCAAAAGTTTCCTTAATCGATCACTGCCGGATTCTGGCGCGAATGTCAATCCAGCCCTTTTCACAACACCACCTGCCTTGCCAGCATCAAAACTTTTGACCCTAAGAGAGGGTAAGGATATCTTTATGCCCAGCGGTTTAAACTTCTCCCCTAACTTTCCAACAAGTTCCTCGAGATATGGATAATTTCCGCTGGAAAGAGATAAAAGTGAGATCTCTTCATACCCTGTGCTTTTTATTGACTCTTCTGCTATTTCCAAAATCCTTTTTACTGAGCGTATGCGAAGAGGTTGAAATATTTTACACGCCTGACAAAACCTGCAGCGGTGTGGACATCCACGCATGATCTCAATACTGATCCTATCATGCACGATCTGAAGATACGGGACGATCGGATCTGTAGGAAAATACGCGCTGTCGAGATCCCCTATGATGCGCTTCGTGATATTTGATGCCCGATATGTTGGAACGTACACACCTTTAATCTTCGCAAGCTCTCTCAACACCTTGTCCCTTGTCCCGCCTGTCCCGAGCGAAGTCGAGGGATGTCCCTTGTCCCTAATAATGCCCGTAATCTCAAGTACCGCCTCTTCAGCCTCGCCGATCACAAACGCATCGACAAAGTCTGCCATTGGCTCAGGATTAAACGCGCATGGCCCGCCAGCTATGACCAATGGATGCTCGTCTCCTCTATCAGCGCTACGAAGCGGGATCTCGCCGAGCTCTAAAATATTCAAGACATCCACAAAACTCATCTCGTACTGGAGAGAAAAGCCAAGTATGTCAAAATCCTTCAGCGGCCTTCTGCTTTCCAGCGACGTAAGCACAGTCCCTTCCGTTCTCATCTTTCGCTCCATGTCAACCCACGGCGAAAACACCCGCTCACAAAGAATATCCTTTTTGCTATTCAAGAGACCGTATATTATCTTCATCCCCAAATGACTCATACCTATTTCGTATATATCAGGAAAACAAAGCGCCACCTTTAACCTGTCACTCGTCCATTCCTTATGGACAGCATTCCACTCCTTATTTATATATCTGCCTGGTTTTAAAATAGTTTTCTCCATATGAAGTAAAAGCCGAGGCTGGACCTCGGCTTTTCCGAGGTCCAGCCTCTACCTGTGTATTGCTATGCTCTGCAAGAGGCCCAGCGCCATCATTGTGACCAAAAGTGATGAGCCGCCGTAACTCACAAGAGGCAAAGGTAGTCCCACAACTGGCATAAATCCCATGGTCATACTCAGATTTACAATTACCTGCACGCCTATCATCGTCAATAGTCCTGCAGCCAGAAGCCTGCCGCAGGGATCAGTAGTCTTTTCAACTATAGCCATTGCCCGTCTTATTAAAATATAATAAAGGGCGATTAAAACAATGCCCCCGAAAAATCCCCATTCTTCTCCTGCTACAGAAAATATAAAATCTGTATGCCTTTCTGCCAGAAAATTTAACTGGTTTTGCGTGCCAGCCAGCCAACCCTTTCCAAAAATCCCCCCTGAACCTATGGCTATCTTCGACTGGATAATCGTATAGCCAGCGCCTAACGGATCCACGCCAGGATCAATGAACACCAGGAGTCTTTCCTTCTGATAGTCCTTTAATAAAAACCACGCTAACGGAGATAGTAAAACGCCAGCGCCTATCATAGAAAATAAATATTTAATTGGCGCGCCCCAGACGTACAACAACATAAATAATATCGGGACAAAGATAAGCGCAGTCCCTAGATCAGGCTCTTTAAGTATGAGAATAAACGGGGCTATTGTCATGAGTAAAGGTACGAAAATATTCTTAAGCCTCGCGTAGGCTTTATGAGTCGTGAGATACTGCACGAGCGCCAGCGTTATAAAAAGCTTTCCAAATTCAGAAGGCTGGATATTAAAAGCGCCTATTGCAAGCCACCTTTGCGCGCCAAGCCTGCGACTGCCAAATAAAAGCACAGCAAAAAGAAGCGCTATCGTCAGAAAATAAAATATATTTCCTATTCCCACGATCTTTCTGTAGTTTACGTTTATCATCCACATAAATATCAAAGACCCCAGCAAAAACCAAACTACCTGCCTCAACACAAAACCCCCATTATAAGGATATGTAGCGCTAAATAAAAACAAAAGCCCTAGCGCAAAAATCCCCAGAGCGCTCCCCATCAACACCCAATCAAAACCCTTATACTTTTTCAAGTCTAATTTAAGCATATTCGTTTAGCCCGTTTGCCCGTTTGCCCGTTTGCCCGTTTAGCCCGTTACCCGTTGACCGACGAAACGGGCAAACGGGCTAAACGGGCAACGGGCTAACGGGTATACCAGTATTCTATCGCCTTTCTCGCGATAAGCGCGGCAACATCACCGCCTGATCCGCCGTGTTCCAAAAAAACTACAAAACTAATCTCGGGTTTTTCATAAGGCGCGAATCCAGCAAACCACGCATGCGTCCTCAGGTCTCCCCCGGCCTGAGAAGTGCCGGTCTTGCCAGCAATAGAAACGTCACTGCTCCATGCCCGAAACCCTGTGCCGTCCTTATCATCGACAACGCCCCTCATCGCGCTTCTGATCAATTGTAGATTTTTTTCCTGCAGCTTTAACTTTATCTTCCTGGGCTTTCTCTCCAATATATGCGGTTCAATAAGATAGCCTCCGTTTGCCACAGCTGCTACCATGCGAACTATCTGTAAAGGCGTAACAAGCACATAACCCTGACCTATTGAAAGATTCGCAGTGTCACCCGCATACCAGCTTTCTCTTCTCTCTGTCTTCTTCCATGCCCGCGATGGCAAAAAACCCTGCATCTCACCCAAAAGCTCTATACGCATCTTTTTCCCAAAGCCTAAACTCTTAGCATATTCCAAAATCTTTTCAGCACCTATTGAAAGTCCCACGTTATAAAAATAAATATTGCACGACTGCGCAATCGCATCTCTAATATGCATCGCTCCATGACCGTCCCTATTCCAGCAGTGAAAATTGCCTGCACCGACCTTTAATCTTCCCCGGCAAAGAAAATCCGTCTCTGGCGTTATTTTATCAGACTCCAGGCCCGCAAGCGCAACAACTATTTTAAAAATTGAACCGGGTGGATATTGGCCCATGATAGCCCTATTTAAAAGAGGCGCATCGCTGTCGTTAAGGACGCTAAGGATCGAACCTCCGGGATCATAAGAAGGTGTGCTGACCATAGCCAGGATCTCCCCGCTCGAAACATCCATAAAGACTGCTGCGCCTTTTTTTTCTTTCATCGCTCTCCATAAAAAATTCTGCAGTTTCGCGTCTATTGTAAGAGAGATATCATTGCCCTTCCTTGGCCTTTTAAAATTCAAGATCTTCACCTGTCGGCCGCGATTATCAACCTGCACCTGCATGCCTCCATCCCTGCCACGCAGATGACCATCAATAACCTTTTCAATGCCATCCTTGCCTATCAGGTCCCTGGCATTATAACCATAACTCCTGAGTAACTCCAACTCGCTCTTATTTATCTCTCCCACATAACCAACGATATGCGCAGAAGCCTTTTTGTATACATGCCTCCTTAAAGGAAATTCTCTGACCAGGACGCCTGGCATATCCAGCTTTGACTCCTCTATGAGAACTGCCTCTCTCTTGGATACATTTTTTAACAACTCGCATGGCGCGAACGGCGCCTGATAGTTGCGTTTGTAATTTCTTTTCAATAAACTCTCTGGGATATTCAGAAGACTGGAAAGCTTTGCTATCTCGACATCGACATCACCGGCCTCTTGCGGTATTATAAAGACACCGAAGGCGAGCGTGTTATCGACGATCGCATTATCGTTTCTATCATATATGATCCCTCTGGGCGCGGCTATATTTAAGAGACGAATGCTGTTTTTGTAACTAAGATCTCTATAAAGCGGGCCTTTGATCACCTGGAGATAATAAAGGTAGGCGGCCAACAATATAAAAAGAATCGCAAATAAAAAATTTAAAGCCCTTATCCTCATATTGTCCTATGGCTACCATCGGCGATCTTAAACACCAGCGGCGAGATTGCAGTCGAAAAAAGAATTGTGATAAAAAAAGACGGGCGGATAACTCCACTCAGAACAAAATACAAAAGATAAAACAGGCCCAGCCCGCAAAATGAAAATATAAATTGCATAAAAATATTTTCCTTGTAAGACATGTGCTCCCTGGCAAGGCCTGATGCCAGGCCTATCATACCGTAAAGCGCGATATTCAATCCAAATGCGCAGCCAGAGAGTACTTCCATAAAGATCCCGATCCCGCAGCCAACGAGCGCTCCCAAAACCGGCCCTTTTCGCAGCCCTGCAAAAATCGCCAGCACTACTAAAAGATTTACATCATCCAGCACTGTCATTTGCAGTAAACCGGCAATAAAGATCCAGACAAAAAGCATAACCTCTCCTGCTAACGAATTACGAGTACCTCTTGTAACTGTCTCATGTCTACTTCTGGCTCTACAAGCGCGTTTAGATAAAGTCCGCTCGCGTCCTTATCCACAGAGACCACCTCGCCTATCAATATCTCCTTTTTAAATATACCACTGAATCCGGAAGTAATGATCTTGTCGCCTTCCTTGACCTCGCAATCTAAATCCAGATATTTCATAATAAGACCTGAACGCATATTTCCTGTAATCGCGCCCTCATCCCTTGTGCGCTGGACAATAGCGCTGACCACTGAATCACGATCAGTGATCAAAAGTACCCTGGCAATGCTCCAGCCCACCTCGCGCACTCTGCCCACAAGGCCATTCCCACTTATCACCACCATGCCTTTGCGCACATTGCGACTCTTACCTTTATCGATAATAATCGTGTCCTTTAGACCCGAAGGATCCTTGGCTATCATCATGGCTGGCACAAATTTATGTCTTTTAGCTTCTGTAAAATCAAGGAGCTCTCTAAGTCTCTTATTTTCCAAGCGAGTCTCCTGCAATTTTAAGATCTCTTTTTTCAGATTGATCAGATCCTCGCGCAAGATCTTATTCTCGCTCCGCATCTCATTAAAATTAGAGATATCGCGCAGCGCATAATACGAACCAGATACCACCTTAAGCGGCATGCGGAATATATTCAGGATTTTTATTTGGGTCTCTGCTGAAAAAATTTGGGAAAGAAATAAAAGGCTGGCTACACTAAGAAATACTATTACAAAAGGAAGGTTTTTCTCTTTTTTGCCCACGCACTAATGTTAATCCTTATATTAAAAATCCAGCCTAGAACGAACAGTGACTTTCTTTAGGTATTTTATTTCGCTTAAGACCTTGCCAGTGCCTATTGCCACTGCGGTCATGGGGTCTTCAGCTATATGGACAGGCAATCCTGTCTCTTCGCTTATCAGCTTATCCATTCCTCTTAAAAGAGCACCGCCTCCTGCTAGAATAATTCCCCTCTCGATCAGATCAGCTGAAAGTTCCGGTGGAGTCCTTTCAAGCGTCATCCTGGTGGCCTCGAGTATTGCTGAGATCGGGCCTGCGACTGCTTCTCTTATTTCTTCAGAAGAAATCGTGATCGTCTTGGGAAGGCCTGCCACTAAATCGCGACCGCGCACCTCCATTGTCAACTCTTCTTCAAGCGGATACGCAGAGCCTATCTTTATCTTTATCTCCTCTGCTGTGCGTTCACCGATCATAAGATTATACGTCTTTTTCAGATGTTCAATAATCGCCTCGTCCAGCTCGTCACCACCTATACGAATAGAGCGCGAAAATACAATACCTGCGAGCGATATAACAGCTATCTCAGTCGTGCCGCCGCCAATATCAATGATCATGTTGCCGCTCGGATCCTGAATCGGAAGCCCCACGCCAATAGCTGCTGAAATCGGTTCCTCCACCAGGTAGACCTCGCGCGCGCCAGCATGCTCTGCGGAATCCTTCACAGCTCTCTTCTCCACCTCTGTAATGCCAGACGGGATCGCGATCACCATACGCGGCCTCACAAATACCCTGCGATTGTGGACCTTTTTTATAAAATATCGGAGCATATCTTCTGTTATTTCAAAATCAGCAATAACACCATCCTTCATCGGCCTTATCGCAACGATATTGCCTGGCGTGCGTCCCAGCATTCGCTTTGCCTCTTCTCCTACTGCCAGTATATTGCGCACTCCCTTCTGAATCGCGACCACTGATGGTTCGCACAAAACTATTCCGCGGCCCTTTACATAGACAAGGGTCGTAGCAGTGCCAAGATCGATCCCCATATCATTCGAGAAAAGACCTAACAAATAATCAATGCCTTTTTTTAAAAGTCTAAAAAACTGCGTCATTTTTCACCTCTTCGAATTTCAATAATCTTAATTTTACCAAAGGGACGCGTCTTTGTCAAATATTCTTTAATATTTTAAAAAAACCTGGGAAGGATTTATTGATACAACTGAGGCCAGTTACTTTGACCTTGTCTTTAATAGCGAGGTCTGCGATAAGCATACTCATGGCTGTGCGATGGTCGCCAAAGCTAGAAACAGTCGCCCCATGCAAGTTTTTCCCACCGTTTATCACTATATGCCCACTCCTTGTCCCTTGCCTGCCCCGTACGAAATCTTTGATTTTCGTATGGGGTCCCTTGCCTGCCCCGTACGAAATCTTTGATTTTCGTATGGGGTCACTTGTCACTTTTATGTCTGCGCCCAATTTCCTCAAATTAGTCACCATAGACTTAACGCGGTCTGTCTCTTTTACGCGCAACTCTCCTATACCTTTAATATAGGTCGTACCTTTGGCAAAACACGCTGCAAGCATTATTATAGGTATTTCATCTATTGCCTGCACGACTTCTTTCGGCGAAATTATAATCCCCCGAAGTCTACTGGACTTTACAACAATATCCCCACACCCCTTGTCCCTTGCCTGCCCCGTACGAAATCTTTGATTTTCGTATGGGGTCCCTTGTCTGCCCCGTACGAAATCTTTGATTTTCGTATGGGGTCCCTTGTCCCTGACATCCGCTCCCATCCTCTTTAATATATCAATG
This window harbors:
- the mreC gene encoding rod shape-determining protein MreC: MGKKEKNLPFVIVFLSVASLLFLSQIFSAETQIKILNIFRMPLKVVSGSYYALRDISNFNEMRSENKILREDLINLKKEILKLQETRLENKRLRELLDFTEAKRHKFVPAMMIAKDPSGLKDTIIIDKGKSRNVRKGMVVISGNGLVGRVREVGWSIARVLLITDRDSVVSAIVQRTRDEGAITGNMRSGLIMKYLDLDCEVKEGDKIITSGFSGIFKKEILIGEVVSVDKDASGLYLNALVEPEVDMRQLQEVLVIR
- a CDS encoding rod shape-determining protein; amino-acid sequence: MTQFFRLLKKGIDYLLGLFSNDMGIDLGTATTLVYVKGRGIVLCEPSVVAIQKGVRNILAVGEEAKRMLGRTPGNIVAIRPMKDGVIADFEITEDMLRYFIKKVHNRRVFVRPRMVIAIPSGITEVEKRAVKDSAEHAGAREVYLVEEPISAAIGVGLPIQDPSGNMIIDIGGGTTEIAVISLAGIVFSRSIRIGGDELDEAIIEHLKKTYNLMIGERTAEEIKIKIGSAYPLEEELTMEVRGRDLVAGLPKTITISSEEIREAVAGPISAILEATRMTLERTPPELSADLIERGIILAGGGALLRGMDKLISEETGLPVHIAEDPMTAVAIGTGKVLSEIKYLKKVTVRSRLDF